The genomic segment CAAGCTGGTCAAGGCGGTGGGCCGATTTTCCTCGCGCTATCCAAGGGGTTATGATCGCGCTCACAGTTGGCCTGTGACGATTTTCACTGGGGGCGGTAGTTGAACATGCTGGTCAGGACGGTGTGATGGCATCTCAGTCATTCCGGGCGCGATCCGCGTCGCAGCCGTCGCATTGGTATGCCACGTCTGCGACCTGTAACCGTTCGTACATGCTGGCCGCCTTGAGGGCCGGCGTCATCGCCCTGGTACTGCTGGGCATCCTCGCGCTGATCGTTCTGTTCTGAGTTCGCCGGCAGTTCGCTCGACCCCTCCCCGATTTCCCTCGCGTTAGCACTCGTGTCCTCTTGCGTGCCACCTATGGGGTGCCGCATCCTGAATCGAACCGACCCACTGTCGAGTCGCACTGGCATACCGAGTGTCGTGGAGGCGAGATGGAAACTGGTTCCGGGCGTTCGATCGAGATCGCTCCCTTTCATTCTCGTGGCGCCCTCAAGGGCTTCGTGGTCTCCGGCCGCTGGCCTAACTCGACAAAAGAGTGGGCCCAGCTCCTGATGGTCGCGGTGCGCGTCGCATCGCTGCCCGGATTGCTTTCCACCACAACCATTTTCGGCGTTCGCGAAGAACTGCCTGACAAGCCGCAACCGGGGACAGTCGGCCTCGTCCTCGCCGAGGGCACCGTGGTCGGTGAATCAGCCGTGCCGCCAGGGCATTTCGCCGACCGGCAGCCGCCGGCACTTCTGATGCTGCACCCACCGTCGGAAACCACCCCTTCACTGCCGGAATGCTCTGGCGCCGCCTCGGGTTGCGTTCTGCTGCCGGGCATTCCGCATCTGGGACTGGAGCACCGCGCGGCGTGGGTCGAGGCCGAATCGGACGGCACGATCACCGGCATGGTCAGCCGGGTCGGCGTCGACCCGATCAGCCATCCCGACACCGCGATCCTGGCGATGCTGCTGGCCGCCTAGCGATTGTGAGGGTGCCCGAACTTTCAGCAGTGGTGCCCCAAAGTTATTGCTGCGGTTCAGCTTTCGCCGATCACGAGTTGCGGGCGACGCGAAGGTGCACGTAGAGTAGGCGCCAGCGAAGGGGAGTAGCCCCCAATCGGACAATCGACATACTGGCCTGGTGCGCGTTGCCGGGCCCGGTTGTTCGGCCGGAGTGATTCCGGTGGGCGAGACCTTCGGCCGTTAGACCGTTAGTGGTTGTCGGCCGGAGGCATCTGTACCGCCCCTGACGACAGCCACCCGATCGAGGAGTTTCGGGTGCTCGCCGCGCTGATCCTGAGTTTCGCCGTCATCTTCGTCGCCGAGTTGGGCGACAAGTCACAGCTGATGGCGATGACGTTCGCACTGCGCCACCGCTGGTGGGTCGTGCTGAGCGGCATCACCGTCGCGACCACGGCGGTACACCTCATCTCGGTCGCCGTCGGCCACTACCTCGGCGCGGCGCTGCCGACACACCTGCTTGGCATCCTGGCCGGCGTCGCCTTCGTCTTGTTCGGCCTGTGGACGCTGCGCGGCGACTCCCTGTCCGATGACGAGGCCAGCAAGGCGCAGCGCAACACGGCACCGGCGTTCTTCGCCGTGACCTCGGCGTTCCTCCTGGCTGAGCTCGGTGACAAGACGATGCTCGCGACGATCACGCTGGCTGCTGACAATGACTGGGTCGGGGTCTGGATCGGATCCACCATCGGCATGGTGGCCGCCGACGCGCTGGCGATCGCGGTGGGCGCACTGGCAGGCAAGCATCTTCCGGAGCGGTTCATTCAGGTGGCCGCCGCCGCACTGTTCCTCGTGTTCGGTGTGTCGATGCTCATCGAAGGCGCGTTCCCCGCCGCGTCGGCCGTCGTCATCGGCGCAGTCTCGCTCGCAGTCGTCGTGCTGATCGCGGCACTCCTGCGGGCGCTGCCGCCCCGCCTGCGACCCGCGGTCCTGCGTCCGACGCCGGCGGCCACACATGCGCCCGACGGCTCCCCCACGGCGGCGTCATCGGTGGTCGGCGCCGAGCGCGGCCACGGATCGGCGCCGCAGCCGCCCGGCGAGCCGACATAACCGCACTTACAGCAAAGTGGATTTTGGCAAGCCGCCGCCACAGGCTCGGTTGCTCAGGGTACTCTCAGGTTCTTGCCCGAGCGATTATCGATCACGCTCTGTGCCAGGATGGGCCCGACCATGTGTTTCTTTGCCTCAGCGCATGCTCCGAGCGGGTCCCCCACCTCGGAAATCATCCGCACCAACTGTTTGCCGATTGCGCGAAAAACCACGCGTGCGTCAATTATCTAGTAGTTTGCACTTGGTTGTCGGGGGATGTGTCGCTACGATGATCAGCAAATATGCCAACGCAAACGACCGCTCTTCCGCATGTGGAGGTCAAGAAAATGAGCACGACGTTCTCGGCGCGACTGAATCGCCTGTTCGACACGGTGTATCCGCCAGGCCGGGGTCCTCATACCTCCGCGGAAGTGATCGCCGCGTTGAAGTCTGAGGGCATCACCATGTCGGCTCCGTATCTGTCTCAGCTGCGTTCAGGCAACCGGACGAACCCGTCGGCCACCACCATGACGGCGCTTGCCAACTTCTTCCGGATCAAGCCGGCCTACTTCACCGATGATGAGTACTACGAGAAGCTCGATAAGGAACTCACCTGGCTCGCCAACATGCGCGACGAGGGTGTGCGCCGCATTGCCGCGCGCACCGTGGGGCTCTCGCCGGAAGCCCAGCAGGACATCGTCACCAAGGTCGACGAGCTGCGTCGTCGGGAACACCTCGACGATTAGCCCGCCGGCTCCGGCGCGGGCCTTTCGGCAACGTTAGATTTCTTTCACAGCGCAACGGACGGCTTGCGCTGATCCAACGCGCGGTACTGCCGTGCGATCTCGAGGATCCATTCCCGGTCCGAATAGCTTTCGGGCTGCCCGAGCCAGCTCATGCCGGGGAACTGTCCCTGACCGGCCGGCTGCGCTACGCGCGGGGTGCGCCGCCCGGCGTGGATCCACTTCGCGATCACCATCGCCTGGGCGTCGGGGCTGACGCCGGTGCGCTGAAGGTCGGGCAGCACGTCCACCGCGGTGCCGTCCGCCCCGCCGGCACGTAGATGCTCGGCCATCGTGGCCTCCATGTACAACGCGTCAGAGATCAGGGACAACCGCTCGGCGACCCGGAAAACCAGCGGGCCGCGGGGCCGTTCGCCGATCCCTACTTCCGGCTGACGCCGCTCGAGTTCGGTCAGCAGCGGGTCGATGAGACGCAGTTCGCGTCGCCCGCCGAACCAGTCCTCGATCGCGGGCAGCAGCGATCCCGCCGCGACGATCGCCATCGCCGCGCCCAGCAGCGTCGCCGCCGTACCCACCCCCACCAGATGCGAGGTGCCCACGGCGCGGATCAGGAAGAACGCCGTGGCGGCGACCAACAGTGCGACGCCGAGGGTGAACACGAACAGCGCGCGCCCGCGGCGGGTCCGGTTGGAATGGCGCATGCCCGCCCACAACACCAATGTGAAGGCCAGCATCACGTAGAGCAGCGGCAGCAACCACGGCAGCGACGTGTTGGTCGAGCCGAGGTTGCGACGCAGATACTCCTCGGGTGACATCTCCGGCTGCTGACCGGACAGGAAGAACAAGACCAGGCTGCCGACTCCGATCACCGCGGCGACGGTGTACTGGGCCGCGGCGATCCGGCGGATGGCGGCGGGGCTCCGGGTCGACGCGACGCTGGTGATCATCACGCAGCTGCCTGCCGCGCAGCCGATCAGAGCGACCTGACTCAGCCCGATCGAGATGTTGGACCAGTGCAGCGCGCTGTCGATCAACAGCGTCAGCGGCGGCCAGTTCAGCGCGGCGACCGCGGCCAGGCTGCCCAGGGCGAGGATCATCGCCGAGCTGACCACCGACTGCTTGTTGACCAACGCCCACCCGATGCGCAGCCCGGTGGCCATTCCCAGCAGACCGGCGATCACCCAGACGATCAACCAAACGCCTCTCCGAGGCGGACTTGCACGATCGACGACCGATCCGACGGCGAGCGGCCCAGCCGGTACAGCAGCAGTGCGGCGAAGTCCTCGGCCTCCTGCTCGATGTCCTCTCCCCCGGGCCCCATACATCCGGTGCGCTGGTTAAGCATGTAGCCGATCAGGTCGTCGCTCGCCAGCTCGGCGACGTCACGCGCAGCTTCGGCGACCGGAATGCCGTAATGACCGAGCACCAGATGGCCGAGCTCGTGGGCCAGCGTGCGGTCCCAGGTCGGCAGGCCGTTCTGGATGAGAAAGACGTCGTGGTCTTCGTATTGGCGCCACTGGCCGCACACGCCGGCGGGCAGGTCGGCCATCGTGACCTCGATCGGGCGGTCCCGGTCCGCGCTGACGGCGGCCACCAACCGGGTCAGGGAGATCTCCCCGTGACGGGGCGCAAGGTCGAGCACGTCGTTGACCGCAGTCGTGACCCGACGGCTGGCCGACATCTTGTCCCCTTCCCCGACGGCCGGTGGCGATGCGAACTGCGCTACTGCATGAACCGCGTCGTCCCGGCGGCGCGCACGAGGTGGCCGGCCTTCGCTTGGCGGTACCCGAGAAATCCTCCGAGACCGGTCAGGGCGAGGAGGCCGGCAAAACCAGGTAGGGCCACCGCCGCGACCTCGCCGATCTTGGCATCTTGGAGGTATTTCGGATAGCCCACCCTAGACGACGGCGGCATTTCTGTACCGGCTCCGGCGGACGTCGCCGGCGGACGTTCGCGCGTCGGCGACGATTCCCGGGCGGGTCCGTTTCGCGGGCCCGGCTCGGCGCCCGGACCGAGCGGGCGCATCGGCGCCTCGACCGGTGGCAGCCCGATCAGCGGCGGCATCGTGATCGGCGGCACCACGATGCCGGTGGGACCGACCGCGCCGGTCGACGCACCGACCACCGGTGGCTCACCCGGCTCACCCGGCTCACCGGGCGGCGGAACCGTCCGCGGCGCAGCATCGATGAGTCCCCCGCTGCCGCCTCCGCCACCGGCCACCTCCGGTGGAGGGGCGATCCGCGCGGTCTGCGGCGGCGCGGGCACGCCGACACCGTCACCGATCGCGGCCCGCGGCCAATGCAACGGTGGCAGTGGCGGTAGCGGCGGCAGCACGATCGGCGGGAAGTGCGGCAACGGCAGACACGGCCACGCCGGATCCTCCCCGCCCGGATCCGGCCAGTCGGGATGACTGGGATGCCAAGCGCCGGAAGGCGTTTCGTCAGCCGAGTCGGCCGACCGGCGCGGGCCGCTCGCCACACCGCTATCCGGCCGGACCGTGCCCGGGGAGGTGTCCTCAGTGCGGGGCTTGTGCGGGCCGTTGCGGCGTCGCCTGCCTTCCCGCTTGTCATTCGGCGAGTCGTAGCTACCCGGGTCGCCGTGCGCACCCTGCCCGCCGTCGCTGTTACCAATCGTGCCGGGACTGGCATCGGCCGGCGCGGCCACGAGCATGGTCGCGCCGCCGCAGAGCAAACCACACGCGATCACCCAGCTAATCGCTGCGGCACTCATCGGCGAGCGGTTCACGACGTTCCTCGAGTTAGCGGCGCAAGTCGGTGCCGCATCGGACGGTTCGGGGATCATTGTGGCATATCCGCAGGTCGTGATAGGCCCCGTTGAGCCGGGCGATAGGGTTAGCTGACCCGGTCGCGAGCCTGTCTCGCCGATCGCCGACGACCTACTCGGGAGGCATCAGGTATGGGCCTGTTCACCAAGCGCAAAAGCCGTGCGACGCGTCGCGCGGAGGCTCGGGCGATCAAGGCGCGCGCCAAGCTCGAGGCCAAGCTGTCGGCCCGCAACGAGGTCAAGCGCATCAAGGCCGCCGAGCGCTCCGAGAACAAGGTGCTCAAGGCTCAGCTGAAGGCCGCCCGAGAGTCCGACCGGGCCGCGGTCAAGGTTGCCGAGGCGCAACTGAAGGCGGTCCGCGAGGGCAAACTCCTGTCACCCACCCGGGTGCGGCGGGCCCTGACCGTCTCCCGGCTGCTGGCCCCGGTCGTGGTCCCGGTGGCGTACCGCGCCGCGATCGCAGCACGCGGAATCATCGACGAACGGCGTGCCGACCGTCTCGGCGTACCGCTGAGCCAGCTGGGGCAGTTCTCCGGTCAGGGCGGCCAGCTATCCGCGCGGATCGCCGGCGCGGAGAACTCACTGCGACTGGTGGCCGAGAAGAAACCCAAGGATGCCGAGACCAAGCAGTTCGTCGCCGCGATCACCGAACGACTGAACGCCCTGTCGGCGGCCATCCCCGCCGCGGAGAACATGCCGGGGCAACGCCGCCGCGACGCGCACGCCGCGATCGCCGAGCAGCTCGACGGAATCGACGCCGATCTGATGGCGCGCCTCGGCGTGCTGTGATGGCCGGCCATCGCGCACCGGCTCGTGCGCTGAGCCTGGCGGCGCTACTCACCCTGGGATCCTGGACGGTCGCGGCCACGGCCGGCGCGCACGTCCACGTCAACGCCGATCACGCCGTACGCGGCGACTATGCACTGGTCACGTTCCAGGTGCCCAATGAGAGCGAAAAAGGCGTTCCGACAACCAAAGTCACGATCACGCTGCCCAACGTCGCGTCGGCGAGCACCGATGTGATGGCCGGGTGGACCGCCGCCCTCGACCGCGATCCGGCAAGCGGTGCGTATCGGTCCGTCACCTTCACCGCGATCCCCAATGCCGGCATCGGCGCCACCCAGTTCGAGTTGTTCCCCCTGTCGATCAAATTGCCCGACGCCGATTCGGTGTCGTTTCCGGTGACGCAGACCTACGCCGACGGCACGAAAGTGAACTGGGACCAGCCGCCGCTGCCCGGTGGCGGCGAGCCCGAGTACCCGGCCCCGGTGTTGCCGTTGACGGCCGGACCGCACGAGCCGGAAGAACACCACGCGACTCCGCCGGCAACCGCGGCGCCCTCGGTCAGCGCCGCGCCGACGGCCGACGCGCAGCCCCCCGCGAACGGCGGCCCCGACAACACCGCCCGAGCCCTGGCCGGCGGTGCGCTCCTGGTGGCCGCGATCGGCGTCGGCGTCGCGCTGGCCCGCCGGCGGACATGACCACGCTGCGGCGGATGCTGACCACGGTGCTGTTGATGTCCGCAATGGCACTGGGCGGGACGGCTGTGGCCTGGGCGCATGCGGTGCGGGTGGCCGCCGACCCATCGCCCGACGCCACCCTGAGCACTGCACCGGCGCGGGTCAGCGCCACGTTCAACGAGCAGCTGCAGACCGATTTCGCCGCGATGACCGTGGTGGGTCCCGACGGCAATCTGTGGTCGGACGGGGCACCGCAAGTGCAGGGCGCGGTGGTCAGTGTCGGCATGCGTCCGCTCGGCCCGGCCGGGTCGTACACCGTCAATTACCGGGTGACATCGACCGACGGCCACGTCGTGTCCGGATCGTGGGCGTTCACCATGACCGCCCCGGGCAGCGGCACACCCGGACCGTCGGCCTCGGCGTCGGCCCCGGCCGCCGAGCGGGCGCTGCCGGTGTGGCCGTTCATCGTCGGCGCCGCAGCGGTGATCGGCATCGGCCTCATCTGGTCGCGACGTCGCCGTTCGTGACCCTGGCATGATGGGTGCCACTGCCGGCGACGAGAGATTGCAAAGGAGCGCAGCTAATGGCAGATGAGCAGGCCCGGCCCGACGAGGGTCGCGATGCCACGCCGCCGGGGCCGCCGCCTCCGGAGAAGGCCGTTGCCAAGAAGCAGCCGGCCAAAAAGGCGCCGGCCAAGAAGGCTGTAAAGAAGACTCCCGCCAAGAAGGCCCCCGCGAAGGCCGGCGAGGCCGCGAAGAAGGCCCCGGCCAAGAAGGCGCCGGCCAAGAAGGTCACGCCGGCGCCGCCCGCCGCACCCGCCGCGCTGGCCGCAGGCAACGGCTCTCCGCCAGTGGCCGAGGGTGCCCGCGCGGCCGCGGCCAGCGCCAAGGCCTCGGTCGAGCAGGCCGCCGATCCGGTCTCCACCCCGGCGATCGTGCCGGCTCCGCAGCCCTCGCGTTCCCCGTTGCCGTTCGCGATCGCCTTCGCCGCGACCGTGCTGATCGCTCTGCTCGTGCGCCGGTGGCGCGCCAGGAACGCCGAGTGAGCATGGCCGTCACGTTCCGCCCCACCGCCGACCTGGTCGACGAGATCGGCGCCGACGTCCGCAGTTGCGATGTGCAATTCCGCCAGTTCGGCGCCCGCACCGAGTTCGCCGGACAGATCAGCACCGTGCGGTGCTTTCAGGACAATGCGCTGCTGAAGTCGGTGCTCTCCGAGCCCGGCGACAGTCGGGTCCTGGTGATCGATGGCGACGCCTCGGTGCACACCGCCCTGGTCGGCGATGTGATCGCCGAGCTGGGGCGCTCCAACGGCTGGGCGGGGCTCATCGTGCATGGCGCGGTGCGCGACGCATCGACGCTGCGCACCCTTGAGATCGGCATCAAGGCGCTGGGCACCAATCCGCGCAAGAGCACCAAGACCGGCGATGGCGAGCGTGATGTTCCGGTCGGCTTCGGCGGCGTCACCTTCGTGCCCGGCGACATCGCCTACAGTGACGACGACGGGATCGTCGTCACCGCAGCGGACTAAACACCTACTGCGACACGGTTTTTGGTGAAGCTCAGCGCTTCGTCGTCAACCTTGCCGTGCCGGATCAGCCGTAGGTCCAGCAGGTAATTCTGCTTGAGCCGCCACGGCGCCCGCGAGCCTGCTTTGGGCAGCCGGTCCAGCGCGCGCAGCACGTAGCCGGGCGTGAAGTCCATCAGCGGGCGCTCCTCGATATCGGCCGACGGCTGGGTGGGGGCGACCCGGTCGTAGCCCCGAGCATCCATGTAGTTGAGGACGCGGCAGACGAATTCGGAGACCAGGTCGGCCTTCAACGTCCACGACGCGTTGGTGTAGCCGATGGTGAACGCCATGTTCGGCACACCGGAGAGCATCATGCCCTTGTAGGCCATCGTGGTGTTCAGGTCCAGCGGCTCACCGTCTTTGGCGATCTCGGCGCCGCCGAACAGTTGCAGGTTCAAACCCGTTGCGGTGACGATGATGTCGGCGTCCAACTCCCGGCCCGAGGCGAGTTTGATGCCCGTCGCGGTGAAACGCTCGATGGTGTCGGTGACCACCTCGGCCTGGCCCTTACGAATCGTGCGGAACAGATCACCGTTGGGCGCCAGGCACAGTCGCTCGTCCCACACCCGATAGCTCGGCCCGAAGTGCTTGTTGACGTCGTAGCCCTCGGGCAGCCGGCGCTGGGCCATCGTCATCAGTTGCTTGCGCATGAAGTTGGGGAATCGCCGCGCCAACCGGTACTGCGCGGACTGGAAAATGATGCTCTTCCACCGGTTGGCCACGTAGGCCGGTTTGGCGGGAAGGAGCTTGTTCATCCGCACCGCGAACGGATCGACGTCGGGCAGCGAGCCGATGTAGGTCGGTGAGCGCTGCAGCATCGTGACGTGCCCAACACCCGAATTAGCAAGGGCGGGAATGAGAGTCACGGCCGTCGCGCCGCTGCCGATGACCACGACGCGCTTGCCGGCGTAGTCCAGATCCTCCGGCCAATGTTGCGGGTGCACGATTGTGCCGGTGAAGTCGTCGGCGCCGGGGAACTCCGGCGAGTAGCCCTCGTCGTAGTTGTAGTAACCGCTGCAGGCGAACAGGAATGAACAGGTGATGTCCTTCTGCTCACCGTCGGCTTCGACGCGGACGGTCCACTGGTTGTCGGCGGTCGACCACTCGGCACGGACCACCCGGTGGCCGTAACGGATGTGCTTGTCGATGCCGTACTCGCGCACCGTGTCTTTGAGGTACGCCATGATCGACGGCCCGTCGGCGATCGCCTTCTCCGACGTCCACGGCTTGAACCGGAATCCCAGGGTGAACATGTCGGAGTCCGAGCGGATACCGGGGTACTTGAACAGGTCCCAGGTGCCGCCGAGATTCTCGCGGCGCTCCAGCATCAGGAAGCTCTTCGACGGGCAGCGGTCCTGCAGGTGCCAGGCGGCGCTGATGCCGGAGATGCCGGCTCCCACGATCACTACATCGACGTGTTCTGTCATGGCGGCGACGTTATCAACACCGTGTTGAATAGGTCAACACTCTGTCGAGAAAATCAACACCCTGTAAAGTGGAGCCCGTGCCAGCTGTCAGCCCGGCCCGCGCCCGCGGGCGTCGTGCCACCCGCCCGTCCGGCGACGATCGCGAAGCGGCCATCCTGCGCACGCTGGAGGAGATGCTCGCCGAGCGGCCGTTCGCCGAGATCTCGGTGGACGACCTCGCCAAGGGCGCCGGCCTGTCACGCCCGACGTTCTACTTCTACTTCGCCTCCAAGGACGCGGTGCTCGCGCGACTGTTCGCCCAAGCCATCACCGCCTCGGGCGCTGGACAGCAGCAGAGCCCCGATGTGCCCGAGGACCCGCAGGGGGCCTGGCACGACGGCATCTATGCCTTCTTCGACGCACTGCGGCCGCACCGGGCGGTACTGCTCGCCGGCCTGGGCGCCATGGCCACCAACGCCGAATTGAAAGAGATGTGGTCGGCGTACATGTCGAGTTGGGTCGACTACACATCCGCCTTGATCACCCGGGAACGGGAGCGGGGTGCGGCACCTGACACCATCCCGGCCCACGATCTGGCGACGGCACTGAACCTGATGAACGAGCGGGTCCTGTTCGCCGCCCAGCTCACCCAGAAACCCACGCTGCCGGAGGAAGCCGCGCTCGAGGCGCTGGCCCACATCTGGATCACCAGCATCTACGGCGGGGTGTCGGCGTCGGTTTGATTCCGGCTTGGCATATTGAATTCGCCGCCCACGCGGCTGGCCCTAGTCTTGCGGGGTGTCCGAGCCACACCCGAGCAGGGGTGCCACCGTTGGCAAGCTTGCGTTGTACTGCCTGCTGGCCGGTGTCCTGGTGGCGGCCATGCTGTTTCCGCTCGCCGGTGGGGTGGGCATCGTCGTCAACCACGCCTCCGACGTGGCCGCGCAGGATTCCGCCGACCTGATGACGGGCGAGGTGCCCACCGTCACCACGATGGTGGACACCGCCGGTAACCCGATCGCCTGGATCTATGCGCAGCGCCGGTGGCCGGTGACCAGCGACCGGATCGCCGACACGATGAAGCTGGCGATCGTCTCGATCGAGGACAAGCGTTTCGCCGACCACAACGGCGTCGACGTACAGGGCACCCTGACCGGCCTGATCGGCTATCTCAGGGGCGACCTCGACACCCGGGGTGGCTCGACGATCGAGCAGCAGTACGTCAAGAACTACAACCTGTTGGTCAACGCCCAGACCGACGCCGAGCGGCGGGCGGCCGTCGAGACGACGCCGGCGCGCAAACTGCGCGAGATCCGGATGGCCCTGGCGCTGGACAAGGCGATCTCCAAACCGGAGATCCTGACCCGATATCTGAACCTGGTGTACTTCGGCAACGGCGCCTACGGGGTGCAGGACGCGGCGAAGACGTACTTCGGCATCAATTCGACCGACCTGAACTGGCAGCAGGCCGCGCTGTTGGCCGGGATCGTGCAGTCGACGAGTGCGCTGAACCCGTACACCAACCCCGAGGCCGCGCTCGCACGTCGCAACGTCGTCCTCGACACGATGATCGAGAACCTGCCGGACCGGGCCGACGAACTGCGCGCCGCCCGCCAGCAGCCGCTGGGCATCCTGCCGCAGCCGAACTCGCTGCCGCAGGGCTGCATCGCCGCCGGGGACCGCGGTTTTTTCTGTGACTACGTGCTGCAGTATCTGGCCCGCGCGGGGCTGTCCAAAGATGACGTCGCACGCAACGGCTACCTCATCCGCACGACCCTGGACCCTAACGTCCAGAACAGCGTGAAGAAGGCGATCGACACCGTCGCCAGCCCGACGCTCGACGGCGTGGCCAGCGTGATGAGTGTCATCCAGCCCGGCAAGACCAGCCACAAACTGCTCGCCATGGGCGACAACCGCGGGTACGGCCTGCAGCTCGACGCCGGCCAGACTGTTCAGCCGCAGCCCTTCTCGCTGGCCGGTGACGGCGCCGGTTCGATCTTCAAAATCTTCACCACCGCCGCCGCCCTCGAGATGGGGATGGGCATCAACGCTCAGCTCGATGTGCCGGGCTCGTTTCAGGGCAAGGGTTTGGGCAGCAGCAACACGCCGGGTTGCCCAAAGGAGACCTGGTGTGTGAAGAACGCCGGAAACTACCGCAGCCCGATGAGCGTGACAGATGCGCTGGCGCAGTCACCCAACACCGCGTTCGCCAAATTGATCCAGCAGATCGGTGTCACCCGCGCAGTGGACATGGCGGTCCGGCTGGGGCTGCGCTCCTACGCCGAACCCGGCACGGCGCGCGCCTACCAGCCGGACAGCAACGAGAGCTTGGCCGACTTCGTCAAGCGCCAGAACCTCGGTTCGTTCACGCTGGGGCCGTTCGAGCTGAATGCGCTCGAATTGTCAAATGTGGCAGCTACTTTGGCATCAGGCGGGATGTGGTGCCCGCCGAGCCCGGTGGACAAGATCTTCGACCGGAACGGCCGTGAGGTGGCCGTGGAGACCCAGGCCTGCGAGCAGGTGGTACCCGAGGGACTGGCCAACACTCTGGCCAACGCGCTGTCCAAGGACTCCACCGGCGGCACGGCGGCCGGTTCGGCCGGCTCGGTCGGCTGGGCCCTACCGATGTCGGGCAAGACCGGCACCACCGAATCGCACCGCTCCTCAGGCTTTTTGGGCTTCACCAACCAGTACGCCGCGGCCAACTACATCTTCGACGACTCCACCAATCCTGGTGGCCTGTGCTCGTTCCCGTTGCGCAAGTGCGGGTACGGCAACCTGTACGGTGGCAACGAGCCGGCCCGGACATGGTTTCTGGCGATGAAACCGGTCGCGACGGACTTCGGCCCCATTGCCTTGCCGCCCACCGACAAGCGTTATGTCGACGGCGGCGCGGGCAGCACCGTGCCCAGCGTGACCGGCCTGAGCTTCGACGCCGCGCGGAAACGCTTGCGTGACGCCGGATTCCAGGTCGCCGACCTGCCCACTCCGGTCAACAGCTTCTCATCGAGAGGATCAGTCGTCGGCACCACGCCGTCGGGCAAGAC from the Mycolicibacterium crocinum genome contains:
- a CDS encoding peptidase is translated as METGSGRSIEIAPFHSRGALKGFVVSGRWPNSTKEWAQLLMVAVRVASLPGLLSTTTIFGVREELPDKPQPGTVGLVLAEGTVVGESAVPPGHFADRQPPALLMLHPPSETTPSLPECSGAASGCVLLPGIPHLGLEHRAAWVEAESDGTITGMVSRVGVDPISHPDTAILAMLLAA
- a CDS encoding TMEM165/GDT1 family protein — translated: MLAALILSFAVIFVAELGDKSQLMAMTFALRHRWWVVLSGITVATTAVHLISVAVGHYLGAALPTHLLGILAGVAFVLFGLWTLRGDSLSDDEASKAQRNTAPAFFAVTSAFLLAELGDKTMLATITLAADNDWVGVWIGSTIGMVAADALAIAVGALAGKHLPERFIQVAAAALFLVFGVSMLIEGAFPAASAVVIGAVSLAVVVLIAALLRALPPRLRPAVLRPTPAATHAPDGSPTAASSVVGAERGHGSAPQPPGEPT
- a CDS encoding secretion protein EspR, with protein sequence MSTTFSARLNRLFDTVYPPGRGPHTSAEVIAALKSEGITMSAPYLSQLRSGNRTNPSATTMTALANFFRIKPAYFTDDEYYEKLDKELTWLANMRDEGVRRIAARTVGLSPEAQQDIVTKVDELRRREHLDD
- a CDS encoding ImmA/IrrE family metallo-endopeptidase, which produces MSASRRVTTAVNDVLDLAPRHGEISLTRLVAAVSADRDRPIEVTMADLPAGVCGQWRQYEDHDVFLIQNGLPTWDRTLAHELGHLVLGHYGIPVAEAARDVAELASDDLIGYMLNQRTGCMGPGGEDIEQEAEDFAALLLYRLGRSPSDRSSIVQVRLGEAFG
- a CDS encoding DUF6474 family protein; translated protein: MGLFTKRKSRATRRAEARAIKARAKLEAKLSARNEVKRIKAAERSENKVLKAQLKAARESDRAAVKVAEAQLKAVREGKLLSPTRVRRALTVSRLLAPVVVPVAYRAAIAARGIIDERRADRLGVPLSQLGQFSGQGGQLSARIAGAENSLRLVAEKKPKDAETKQFVAAITERLNALSAAIPAAENMPGQRRRDAHAAIAEQLDGIDADLMARLGVL
- a CDS encoding YcnI family protein, whose translation is MAGHRAPARALSLAALLTLGSWTVAATAGAHVHVNADHAVRGDYALVTFQVPNESEKGVPTTKVTITLPNVASASTDVMAGWTAALDRDPASGAYRSVTFTAIPNAGIGATQFELFPLSIKLPDADSVSFPVTQTYADGTKVNWDQPPLPGGGEPEYPAPVLPLTAGPHEPEEHHATPPATAAPSVSAAPTADAQPPANGGPDNTARALAGGALLVAAIGVGVALARRRT
- a CDS encoding copper resistance CopC family protein, with the protein product MTTLRRMLTTVLLMSAMALGGTAVAWAHAVRVAADPSPDATLSTAPARVSATFNEQLQTDFAAMTVVGPDGNLWSDGAPQVQGAVVSVGMRPLGPAGSYTVNYRVTSTDGHVVSGSWAFTMTAPGSGTPGPSASASAPAAERALPVWPFIVGAAAVIGIGLIWSRRRRS
- the rraA gene encoding ribonuclease E activity regulator RraA, which codes for MAVTFRPTADLVDEIGADVRSCDVQFRQFGARTEFAGQISTVRCFQDNALLKSVLSEPGDSRVLVIDGDASVHTALVGDVIAELGRSNGWAGLIVHGAVRDASTLRTLEIGIKALGTNPRKSTKTGDGERDVPVGFGGVTFVPGDIAYSDDDGIVVTAAD
- a CDS encoding flavin-containing monooxygenase; translated protein: MTEHVDVVIVGAGISGISAAWHLQDRCPSKSFLMLERRENLGGTWDLFKYPGIRSDSDMFTLGFRFKPWTSEKAIADGPSIMAYLKDTVREYGIDKHIRYGHRVVRAEWSTADNQWTVRVEADGEQKDITCSFLFACSGYYNYDEGYSPEFPGADDFTGTIVHPQHWPEDLDYAGKRVVVIGSGATAVTLIPALANSGVGHVTMLQRSPTYIGSLPDVDPFAVRMNKLLPAKPAYVANRWKSIIFQSAQYRLARRFPNFMRKQLMTMAQRRLPEGYDVNKHFGPSYRVWDERLCLAPNGDLFRTIRKGQAEVVTDTIERFTATGIKLASGRELDADIIVTATGLNLQLFGGAEIAKDGEPLDLNTTMAYKGMMLSGVPNMAFTIGYTNASWTLKADLVSEFVCRVLNYMDARGYDRVAPTQPSADIEERPLMDFTPGYVLRALDRLPKAGSRAPWRLKQNYLLDLRLIRHGKVDDEALSFTKNRVAVGV
- a CDS encoding TetR/AcrR family transcriptional regulator; amino-acid sequence: MPAVSPARARGRRATRPSGDDREAAILRTLEEMLAERPFAEISVDDLAKGAGLSRPTFYFYFASKDAVLARLFAQAITASGAGQQQSPDVPEDPQGAWHDGIYAFFDALRPHRAVLLAGLGAMATNAELKEMWSAYMSSWVDYTSALITRERERGAAPDTIPAHDLATALNLMNERVLFAAQLTQKPTLPEEAALEALAHIWITSIYGGVSASV